Part of the Gammaproteobacteria bacterium genome is shown below.
GGAATCGACGCTCGCCAATCTTCAGGATCAGTTACACTTGACGATTACCACGCGGCACACCGAGTTGCGCCAGCCGCCGGCGCGGGTGCTGTCGTATACCGTCGATGTGGTGTCGTTGAACCAGCCCGGTATCGTCGGCAAGCTGTCGTCGTTTTTCTCGACGCGCGGCATCAATATTCACGACATGGCTACCAGCGCCTACCGTGCCCCGCACACCGCCAGCCACATGTTTTCCGTGCGTATGACCGTGGACGTGCCGTCGCACGTGCAGATCGCGCAGCTACGCGAAGACTTTCTGGATCTTTGCGACGAAGAAAATCTGGATGGGGTGCTGGAACCCCTGAAACTGTAACCGCCGAACTGTAGAACGTTCTTGTCAACTCCGACAAAGGTCGGGCGCGATCAGCGTCCGCGAAACCGCAATTAAATAAACCATGGCAGAAGCCCGCGCCAACCGCGAGCAAGCGGTCAGCCGCCTGTTCGTGCTCGACACCAATGTGCTGATGCACGATCCCGCCGCGCTGTTCCGCTTCAAGGAGCACGACATCTTCCTGCCCATGGTAGTGCTCGAAGAGCTTGATCGCGCCAAGAAAGGCCTGTCGGAAGTCGCGCGCAACGTGCGCCAGGTAAGCCGCTTTCTGGATGAACTGATCACCGGCAAGCGCGATGACGAGATCGCGCTGGGCCTTGAACTTCCCGCCCCCAGGACTGGCAAACAGGGCAAGCCGGCCGCGATCCAGTGCGGCAAGCTGTTTTTCCAAACACGGATACTGCCGGTCGCCTTACCCGACAGCCTGCCCGGCAACACGTCGGACAACACCATTCTGGGCACCGCGCTGGCCTTGCAGCGGGAGCGTCCGGCGAATTCCGTCACGCTGGTTTCCAAGGATATCAATCTGCGCATCAAGGCCGCGATCGTCGGTATTCACGCCGAGGATTACTTCAGCGATCAGGTGCTGGAAGATGTCAATCTGCTGTACAGCGGCGTGGCGGAACTGGCCGCGGATTTTTGGGAGACTCACGGCAAGGAGTTGCACTCTTGGCGCGAGGAAGGCCGCACCTTTTACAAGCTCACCGGACCGCTGATCGAACATTGGCATCCCAACGAATGTCTGGCGCTGCCGGACACCAGTCCGTTGCCGGCGATCGTGCGCTCCCTGGAGAGCGATCATGCGGTGGTGGAGCTGGCGCACGATTACACCTTGCCGCGGCATACCGTGTGGGGCGTGGCCGCGCTCAATCGCGAGCAGAATTTCGCGCTGAATCTATTGATGGACCCGGACGTGGATTTCGTAAGTCTGGTGGGTGTGGCGGGCAGCGGCAAAACCCTGCTGGCGCTGGCGGCGGGGCTCTCGCAGACTCTGGACGAACAGCGCTACCGCGAGATCATCCTGACGCGGGTTACGGTGCCGGTGGGCGAGGATATTGGCTTTCTGCCCGGCACAGAGGAAGAGAAGATGACGCCGTGGATGGGCGCCCTGATGGATAATCTGGAGGTACTGACCCGTTCGGAGGACGGCGGCGACTGGGGCCGCGCGGCTACGTCCGACCTGCTGCGTAATCGCATCAAGCTGCGTTCACTCAACTTCATGCGTGGACGCACCTTTCTGAGCCGCTATCTGATTATCGATGAAGCGCAGAATCTCACATCCAAGCAGATGAAGACCCTGATAACGCGCGCGGGCCCGGGCAGCAAGGTGATCTGTCTGGGTAATGTCGCGCAGATCGACACGCCGTATCTCACCGAAACAACGTCGGGCCTGACCTACGTGGTGGATCGCTTTAAGGACTGGCCGCACAGCGGACACATCACCTTGATGCGCGGCGAGCGCTCCCGGCTGGCCGACTTCGCATCCGAGGCCCTTTAGCACGACGCCCAGGCAATCCCGCGTCAATCAGAAACCACATTCTGACCATTGTTCGCCGCGTATCGGTGGGCAAAGGCCAGCAGTTCGGCGACGGTCCTCGCCTGAGTCTGCTGGCAAACGAATGAAAAACTGCGCCTGAGCGGTGGATCGAATTCCACGCAGATCAGCGAACCCAATTCAGTTTCGCGCGCCACACACATGCGCGGCACGATCGCTACACCCATGCCTGCTTCCACCGCGCCTTTGATGGCCTCCACGCTGCCAAGCTCCAGACTCCAGTCCAGCCCGTGCGCGTCCATCCCGGAGGTGGCAACGTATTCTGAAATGATCGTCCGCACCCGCGATCCCGCCTCGCGACCGATCAATGGATAGCGCGCGAGCACCTGTGCGCTGAGACGCTCATGGCCCGCCAGCGGGTGCCCGGGCTGGACGATAATCACCATCTGGTCCACGTGGCAGCGCTGGATTTTCAGCATATCGTGCACGATCACGCCATCTACCACGCCCACGTCGATGGCACTGCTCTTGACCATGTGCACGATCTCGGCGGCGGCGACGATCTTCAGCCGCAGGTTGACATCCGGCCGCTCGCGCTTGAAATCGCGCAGCAAGGTAGGTAATAGCGATTCGGCCACGGAGTCGCTGGCGCCTAGGGTTATCGCACCGTCTATATCGCGGTTGAGCTCTTTGAGCGAAATTTCCATTTCCGCGTAAAGCCCCAGAATGCGCTCGGCGTACTCGTAAACCCGGCGCCCGGGCTCGGTCAAAGTCACGCGGTTGTGGGCGCGATCGAACAGGCGAATGTCGAAATGCCCCTCGAGTTGACGAATCTGAAACGTCACCGCAGGTTGCGTCATATGCAGGGCCTCCGCCGCGCGCGTAAAGCTCAACAGTCGGGCGACGGTGTAAAAAACGCGCAATCTGCGATCGGCCATGGTCAGGCGGTTTGGTTTGAATCAGGCATTCGCGGAAGTATAGCAAGCGAGGCCTGGCCACACGCCAGGTGGCAACAGCGCAGCGTGCTGATTTTTCATCGCCCGTCTTTTTCGCCAAACAGGTTAATCACGCGCGGTCATGCTGGTAAACTTCCTTGCAACGCTGTCTACAGGGAACTCATTCAATGACAAAATACAAATCTAAGCATGCCGATGAATTGCGGCGCACCACGGCCGCGATGGTCGCCAGAGGCAAAGGCATTCTCGCCATCGACGAGAGTCACGGCTCCTGCGAGAAGCGTTTCAAGAGCGTCGGCGTGGAGTCCACCGAAGAGACTCGTCGCCAGTATCGGCAGATGCTCCTGACCACGCCGAAACTGGAGGAATTCGTCAGCGGCCCCATCCTGTTCGACGAAACCATCCGCCAGCAGACCGACGACGGCACCCCGTTTATCAAGGTGATCCAGGGCAAGGGCCAGATCCCCGGCATCAAGGTCGATACCGGCGCGCATCCGCTGGCCGGTTCGCCA
Proteins encoded:
- a CDS encoding glycine cleavage system protein R — its product is MTNYLVTSAIGEDRAGTIDRLARAIQEHNCSIEDSRMSVLGGSFAQILLVAGKWNNLAKLESTLANLQDQLHLTITTRHTELRQPPARVLSYTVDVVSLNQPGIVGKLSSFFSTRGINIHDMATSAYRAPHTASHMFSVRMTVDVPSHVQIAQLREDFLDLCDEENLDGVLEPLKL
- a CDS encoding PhoH family protein; the protein is MAEARANREQAVSRLFVLDTNVLMHDPAALFRFKEHDIFLPMVVLEELDRAKKGLSEVARNVRQVSRFLDELITGKRDDEIALGLELPAPRTGKQGKPAAIQCGKLFFQTRILPVALPDSLPGNTSDNTILGTALALQRERPANSVTLVSKDINLRIKAAIVGIHAEDYFSDQVLEDVNLLYSGVAELAADFWETHGKELHSWREEGRTFYKLTGPLIEHWHPNECLALPDTSPLPAIVRSLESDHAVVELAHDYTLPRHTVWGVAALNREQNFALNLLMDPDVDFVSLVGVAGSGKTLLALAAGLSQTLDEQRYREIILTRVTVPVGEDIGFLPGTEEEKMTPWMGALMDNLEVLTRSEDGGDWGRAATSDLLRNRIKLRSLNFMRGRTFLSRYLIIDEAQNLTSKQMKTLITRAGPGSKVICLGNVAQIDTPYLTETTSGLTYVVDRFKDWPHSGHITLMRGERSRLADFASEAL
- a CDS encoding LysR family transcriptional regulator, with product MADRRLRVFYTVARLLSFTRAAEALHMTQPAVTFQIRQLEGHFDIRLFDRAHNRVTLTEPGRRVYEYAERILGLYAEMEISLKELNRDIDGAITLGASDSVAESLLPTLLRDFKRERPDVNLRLKIVAAAEIVHMVKSSAIDVGVVDGVIVHDMLKIQRCHVDQMVIIVQPGHPLAGHERLSAQVLARYPLIGREAGSRVRTIISEYVATSGMDAHGLDWSLELGSVEAIKGAVEAGMGVAIVPRMCVARETELGSLICVEFDPPLRRSFSFVCQQTQARTVAELLAFAHRYAANNGQNVVSD